One window from the genome of Cucumis melo cultivar AY chromosome 10, USDA_Cmelo_AY_1.0, whole genome shotgun sequence encodes:
- the LOC103488777 gene encoding GEM-like protein 4, producing MIRELGRKGYSFVNGILEHVKLSPNIAKTVKGKLWLGTKLVQFGGSEKIFHKMFNLEQGDKLLNSAHCYLSTTAGPIAGLVFVSTHVVAFCSDRPIIISSPHGEVGKVFYKVMIPVNKVKRVNQRNNENNPAKKYIQVVTVDDFDFWFMGFLNYEKTFKFIQKGVSMD from the exons ATGATCAGAGAGCTTGGAAGAAAAGGTTACAGCTTTGTTAATGGAATCCTTGAACATG TTAAACTGTCGCCGAACATAGCCAAAACGGTGAAGGGGAAGCTGTGGTTGGGGACAAAACTTGTACAGTTTGGAGGAAGTGAGAAGATATTTCACAAGATGTTCAATCTCGAACAAGGAGACAAGTTATTGAATTCTGCACATTGTTATTTGTCAACAACAGCAGGTCCTATAGCAGGTCTCGTCTTTGTTTCCACCCATGTAGTTGCTTTCTGCAGTGACAGACCAATCATCATTTCTTCTCCGCATGGAGAAGTGGGCAAAGTATTTTacaaa GTTATGATCCCAGTGAATAAGGTGAAGAGAGTTAACCAAAGAAACAATGAAAACAATCCAGCAAAGAAGTACATTCAAGTGGTGACAGTGGATGATTTTGACTTCTGGTTTATGGGTTTTTTGAATTATGAGAAAACTTTTAAATTCATACAAAAGGGTGTTTCTATGGATTGA